The Falco cherrug isolate bFalChe1 chromosome 3, bFalChe1.pri, whole genome shotgun sequence genome segment CAGtgaccaaacaaaataaatgaccCCAAAGGTTTTATGCCATTTTAATCTACTTGTCACTACCTCAGACAGCATTTACATCTAAATTCCTTTTAATGCTGAATCACTTAAGCAATCGTTTTAGCAGCAGGTAAATGCCTAAAAGTGCCGCAGTGACTTCTAGTGGGGGTGTTAAATCCTTCTCAAAATaattcatacacacacacacacacacatggtAGAGATACCTTAATTTCCATTGTGTAATAAGGCAAGAGAAGTCATGTCCACAGTGAAACTGTCTGCAAAAAATATAACTGATCTAAATGTGCTGTGTATTCACAATCAACAAAAACTCATTTGGAagctataggaaaaaaaatgaggcttACGTCCCCCTTTCCCTATTACTTCTCACCAACATTTCAATTTTCAGTTGAATCTTGGAGTTTGGGGCACAAAAGTACCATATTAATGACAAGACAGAGGCAGTACTGGAAACCTCCCAAGCATAGCTGTGTTAGCAGCACAGCCAACTCAATTTTATATTGGCGTTAAGTACTTGTGATATAAACACAAATACTTGAAGGGGCTTTTAGGGAAAGCTGCCCATGCTGGTAACCACACACCAAATTATCCCCAGGTAGACACCGACTCGTGCATTATGCAGGAAGATCCAAGTGCTCCAGTACAACTCTAATAAAGGTGGGAATAAACTAGTACAGAGAAGAGTGCTTCCAGAAGCACATTTCCCCAGTACGGGAAAAATAGGCTTTGAGCACCAGTTCACGTAACTCACTCAGCAGTGGTAGCTCCTCCATTGCAATGATCTTAGCCAGATGCAGGCAACCTTGAACTGAAGCTTCCATTTCTCCAATCATTTCGTTAAGCCAGtctcttttttcttgcagaaattgTGGAAACAGAAACTGTCACCCTCATGACTGTATCTATGCTTAACGAGGAATAATGAAAACTACGTGCTGGGAAAGTGAAAAAACGATGCAACCCTTCCTGTCCCAGGTGGCGGTCTCTGATTACTCCATTCCAGATGTCTTTGTCAAAACGTACCAAAAACGTTTAGTTGTCAAGGTATGGAAGTTTTAAAATGCcaaattatttgtttgattCATTGCTGACTACAGCCTGCAACGGCCAAGTCTTCTCCTGCAGACAGGCAAGAGATTCGATGCAAGCTTTGCAGGAAGCACAGCGCGCTGGTCAGAGGGCAGTACCACCTAAAGTAAAGCCCGGACAACGCCTCCTCCCTACATGCCAACTAACACCAGAACTTTGCGTCCTTTATGGCCAAAAGCAGCTTGAACTTGTAGCAGTAAGCATCTAAGCCCAATCAGATGgagctatatatttttattgaatgATCACCGCTGTCTAAAACGACGAGGGAATTGTTTGCCATGTAAGCCAGTCCTACAGGATAAGAAAGCCCATGGCTAATTAAAGGGTTAAAGGTGGGAAACTCCTCAGGTTTCCCTAAGCATATTACCGCTTGGCTACAGATATCAGTTACTATAACTCGACCCTCTTTATCAAAGGCCACAGCTGTAGTATATATTTTGGAGGGGAAAACGAGGTTCAGACCAAAGCTGTCCATCTGACTGATGAGATCCATCTCCGCACTGAATATCTTCACtcgggtgctgctgctgttcgGTCCTTGAGCTTTCAGATGCTCTATGACCACGATAGCACCCGAGGTCTGGGAGACCGCGACCCCTCTCGGGCTGATGAGCTGAGACCGGATCATATGGCACTTCTTTAATTTCCCCGTCTTGAAGTCGGCCGTCAAGCGGTACAGCGCGCCTGCCTCCGAGTCCGTCAGGATTATATCACTCTCAGGGGTGGCATCCAAGCCCCAGGGTAAACAGAAACCTTCCCGGACAGCCAGGACCCCCCTTCCCTCAAAATCAAAGGCCTTCACAGAGCAGTCCCCGCCATCGGTGACCACCACATGCCCATCCGACGTGATGGTCACATCAAGTGGGTACTTGATATCGTTGCCCGCGTCCCCCCGCTCCCCGAACCGCTGCAGGCAGGATCCGCTCGGCCCAAAGACGTGGATCCTCTTCTTGCCATCGTGTGCCACTGCCAGGCGCCCCGACCGCCGGCAGGCCGCCACGCCGGTGGGGTTCACCAgtgacccccagccccccagcgcCAGCCGCAGCCCGagccccgcgggggccggcccggccctgccgccgccgcccggggccgAGGGGCCGCAGCCCAGGGCCGAGgggccgcgggcggcggggccgagcagctccagcagctgcagcagcggCAGGCAGTCGCTGGTCTCGGCGGGGCCGCAGGCCCGCCGGCAGAACGGGCACTCCAGCCGCCGCCGCTCGGGGCCGCTCAGGGCCTCGACGCAGCCCCGGCAGAGGACGTGCCCGCAGGGCAGGTTccgcggccgccgctgcccgccggggcCGTACCGCTCGAAGCACACCCGGCACTCCAGCAGGCTCAGCTCCGCCTCGTCCTCCGCCGCCAtccccgccgcggccgggctGCGGGAGGCCGGCGGCCGCCGAGGGaaggcgggcggcggcgggggcggccgggcgccCCCTGCGGGCGAGCTGCGGTGCTGCGGGAGCTGGaggccgccccgcccgccccgctgaGGCCGCCCCGGGTCCCGCCAGGCctcggccgccgccgcgccggtCCACGGCGATGTCAGCCCGCAGCGCGGTACGGAGCCGCTCGCACTTCCCCAAGATGCCTCTTGCTGTCCTGGGAAGCTTTAAGAAAGGCAGTGAACGTGTTTCCGCCGATCACTAGCGGCCGCTTTTCTCAAAGGGACATAGCACACCTTGTAAAGTGCATGGATAGCAGGTGCTCGTCAGGCTGCGTGTATCTGCAGAGTATCCTCAGAGTAACTGTACGGTATGCACACAGAGGGTGGAGGTGCTCGAACCTCATGGCTGCAGTCCCGGCCAGGAGTGAAAATATACACAAACAGAAGCTTGCACCGGCCCGCCGGCTACAGCCTTCCGTCAACTGATCTTGAAGCACCAGTTGCTACAAGCAATATTGAGACTTGCAACAGGGTGTAGCATGGGACCTGCTGTGCTAAAATCATCAGACCCACCTGCAACTCAAGGGCTGCAACACTCTGAAAAGCCCCACGGCTTTTCCTTACCTTCTGGTCTTGGTGAGTTACGATACACTATATGGCAATTGTGCCTTCCCAGCATTTTTTAATAGCTGCCAAGAAAAGGTCACGGCAAGAGAGGGTTTTGAGAGCTcataattttctaatttttaaaaattgcagtaGTATCCATACAAGAGcgatattaggaaaaatttcttccctgaaagggtggtcaagcactggaacaggctgcccggggaggtgatggagtcaccgtccctggaagcgtttgaaaaacacacagatgtgatgcttagggatgtggtttagtggtggccttggcagtgctgggttaacagttggacttgatgagctgagaggtcctttccaacctaaatgattctaaaACCCACAAAGAAACGTTTGTGTCCGGATGAACACACAGCAGCTCCGCAGGCTTCCCCTGAACCCTCTCGCCCTACAAACCCAGTGCTGGTTTGCCTGCTCATAGCTGTGCTCTtgagggagggagcagcacaCTCACAAGCAACCACAGGGACATTTTCTCCCCATGCTCCCTCCTATATTGTCATCTGGTTCGCTTCCTTCCTGCTCGATGGTAGttccccccaggcagctgctgcggAGCATTCCTGCCCGCTTGCTGCCAGCTTGTCACTTGACTTGTACTCACGACTAATGGGGATGGAGACAAGTGACTTGCACCAGCTTCCCGCCTCCCTCGCccagctgcccagcctggcGCAAGGCCCGTGTCGCAGGAAACACTCTGAACAGCAGCTGCCATTGCTCCGGGGCTGCCAGCCGATGGGGCCAACCTGCGGAGCGCCGGGCAGACAGCATCGACTGACATCGGCTGAAAAGGAACGGGcacctttctttttccaagccCTGATGATTTGAATTgatatggaagaaaaagataagaCCTTAAAAACGCTTCTTTCTGCATGgtgtttcagaaaagcaatgtgCATCTCAAGACGGTGAAGGCCATTAGATAGGAGAACTGACTTGGTAAGCAAAATGGACAAAAATGTTCCAGAGGCATTTTTCCCTACAATGAAGCCTGCTTTAAGAGTGCCCCAAAATATGCCTCAATTTGAAAgatgagataaaaataaaagtgagatGGGAGGCAAgttatttcaattaattttaatcagACTACAAACTTCAATACATACAGCACCTCCAGAAAATAATCTAGTCCCCattgtctgtgtctgtctgagAAATCATCGACTTTTTCAAGACACTTAATTTCACAGTGGTTGcctgaaaaggaggaaagagtaACAAATTACTGAATGATCAgtcactgaaaaatgcaaactgtCAAGggcaaaaaaagtaataaaatcttATCCACATCCACATATTTCTTCACAATCCCTAATGCAGTGACACAAATGCACAGGGGAAAACTATGTGTCTTTCACGTTGGGATGCTCCTGCTCATGCCCATGACTCGCTGTATACAGGCACTGCAGGGGTCTCAGAGAGCTGTGAATTTCAAAGAGGTGCAATATCAAAGCATATCAGgaggaacttttaaaattaaattcccaCCATAATTCCAAATTTCATTGTTTTGATGGATTTGAATTATACATTTAGCATTTTCTCTGCATGGCATGTTACTTTTCTTTGGCTACAAAACTACAGCAGAAACAACTGTAGCACTGGTATGCAAAGGCCTTATATTAAAGCCAGGGTAGCTGGTGATGAGGTGCAGAGACACAAAATGGTCAAACAGGACTAAGATTGCGGCTACAAGATCCGTGAATGCAGTATGAATCCTGGGAGAATTAAAAGATGCCAAGAGGAGGAGAGACACTGTCTGTCCCTTGGGTTTTAGTCATATCTTCTGAAGAGCTGAGAATCTTCCTGGACAGCAAGATCCCTGTGGCTAAATGAGATTTATTTTCCCTGTAATATTTCCATGACTCCACCCCTtagataaaaagcaaacaactaTCACTTGTCACATGGTGAGGCAGAAGCACATAAACACGTttatgtattttggaaaaaattccTAAGGGTTAGCTGAACTATTACTTACCAAACaagcttttaatttcagattcaGGAACATAAAATGGTGGacctgaaagaaaatggatGAAGCTAATCAAAGAGAAGACACGGAAAGGGGACAAACATTTAcgctgcagcaggagagccaGCGCCATCACTCACAGCACCTGGCCTGCAATCGGGCCCCAGGGTGCAGCACCACCTGCAAGAACCAGAAAACGCCATGTCCAAGAACTGGTGGCACTTTGATGGGCCACCAGACAGCTTCACGTGTTgccacagcagcatctccaggctgcagccagggtaGCCACATTGTCTGAAGTCATGGACGTGCTGTGGATACAACCGCTTGCAGCGTGCTGTGTGAATCTGGCCTACAGTCTCATTATACCACATGGCATAATTAAAGCTAAAAGCTGAATAATGTGAAAGGGAGAGCAATGACTTAAACTATTGCTGCTTATGACAACAAGACCTATTTTTTCAGGGACAAATATGCTAAAGAGcccaaaagcagcaagaaatcTCTTTCTTTTGGGAGTTAGtaattaacacacacacacaaaaattttttttaaaagacctcAGACCTCAGTATGTAATAACagttataaaaggaaaaaatactttatgatTTCACAGAATTTCCCTTCTTCCAAGCATATGCAGACCGTGGCAGCGGCTGGGAGAGGCACAAGATGGGCAACACGCTGGGTTGCAAATCCTGGGTAAACAGAGCAAAGCCAGTGTTCTCTTCAAGCTCCCCGGGCCAGACAGGATGTTACTCTAAGCATTCGCTCTTCCAGCTTCATTGCCACAGCCACacttttggtttcatttcattCTTAATATACCATGTCCATCCTCCGCTTACCCTTAGCATGCCCAAATGCTAGCGAGAATGCAAAGTTAGTCTCAAGCTTGGTCAACATCTAAAATTTGTAACACACAGTTGTATTGGTGTGATCAGCTAACAAAGCTCTGCTGACAAAAAACCTGGGGAAGATACCAATATATCTGCCACATCTATATACAATTTGTATTAAAGCATGCAAAATCAAAACATGAACAGTGTGAAGTTCTCacctttgtgtttgtttggatCGTATGAAACCGTAACAAGGAGGTAAGAAGAATTTTTCTCCATTAGGCTGATCATCAAACTGACATAGCTAAAAGAAAGTTATTATTTTGGAACTGTACAAACATTCAAGCGTAGCATTCGAAATACTCAACAAAAGAGGTAACGTGTATTTCTATGCAGAGGCAACTTGAACTGAActgcacagaaacaaagcaaagcttgGAATTTCATGAGCATGAAATTCATGCTACACATAAAACAAAGGTTACTGTTTACTCCTCATAAACAAGCATTTATCTCTTTTTGCATATTCATCTCAAAACTAACAGACAAAACAGTATTCATCTGCCACAGTCTAGAATACAGTCCACGACACAGGACTGacctttttaaattattgtgaATTCAAGATTATGTATCGAATTCAAAAATCCTGGGGGTAGGGTCAAACTACATGTGGCTTGGCTAtaggcaaaaatgaaaaaatggaataaaggGAAGTGAGGGGAAAGAGAACAAAGAGAGGAGAAGCAGGTGGggtcaaaaggaaataaaaaattcagatgaggcttgcagctctgcttctgctgggtTGGAACAAACCACATATTTTCCCACCATGAGGCAGGGTGGCTTCCTGAAAGAAGCTCACAAATCTAGAGCAGAGCATTCTGCGACTGCAGCTGATGCTTGTGGTAGAGAAGAACTTGTGTAGGTCAGTTCTTTGAATGAAAGAGGACTCACTGACAAatggcaggaggaaaaacatgTCACTGCATACATTAAGAAGATAATAACAAAGCAAACTTACTAACCGTTGTCTGTCGCATGGATTCACAGCTACTAAAGCTCCTCTATCCCAAACCCCATCAAACTTGCCAAGTATTGAGCtacagggagaggaaaaaaaagcttaaaaataccaaaaggCACCTTAATCTTCATTCAGATACTTCTGTGAAGTCACAAGGATTCTCCAGCCAGCTGTGCAGGTTCCCCACCACCTTTTTGTTCCTGTCTGGCATTTGCATGATCTAAACCAATACAATCTGGAACCCAAGAAACCCCCCTGGtacacagccctgctgcaacaGCAAAGAGGTGCTGGAATTgctcagcatttccccatcatTAGGGGGTGCTGAGAGAAgacagggaggaaggaaagtCACGTAAAAGCATTTGGGCTACAAGCCTGTGGTTTTGGCGATCATAGCCTGCTGCAACCCTTGAAGCAGCACTAACACGCACTCAGCACGTCCATAGCTCTTGACCACCTTCTAAACCCACGCACAATTTCAAATGTAGGTTAAGGAAGGTGCCTCGTTGCTTCACTATTGCTGAACTCAGCACACCCAGTACTTCTAGACACCTCAATTCGCAGCTACATGCCCAGGGTAGTTAGCTTCAGCTTGCAATTTGTTTGATGTGGGGAAAGCTAAGTTActttgctgcttgctgcagtCTAACACCACCACAGACATTATTCTTCCTCCTGTATATGCTGGCAGCTGGCTTCAGTGACCACCTAGAACCTGCAAACGGCCAAGGCCATTGGGATGTGCCTTTATTGATGGGTAGTAAGAGCAGCCAGGGTGATGCCAAAGATGAGGACGTttggggggaaaggaagagtGTTGGTTCTGGTAATTATCAAAATAGAAGCTTAAAGCACAAGGTAGTCATAATTTAAACGGTGTAATTTTAAAGATTGTCTGAAATAAGTTTACTTAGTGAGGAAAAATGTAGTATGGAATTGTGCAACACCTTTCTGCCTGACGGGAGGGTGTCAGAGTCCTATTGCACCACCTCTTTCTtcactgctgtgctggttttggctggggtagagttacATGTCCTCCCAGTAGCTTGTATGGGGCTACATTCTgggtttgtgctgaaaacagtgttgataacacaggggtgttgtagttactgctgagcagggcttacacagagccaaggcctttcctgctcctcaccccaccccaccagtgagcaggctggggggacacaagaagctgggagggaacacagtTGGGATGGCTGACCCCAAGTAACCAAAGGAATATTCTagaccatatgacatcatgctcagcaataaaactgggCGGAAGGTTGGGAGGGGAgccactgcttggggactggctgggcatcggtcagttGGTGGTGGGCAATTGTGTTCAtctgcatcacttgtctttcttgggcttaattttcctgtctctttGGTTgttggctggggggggggggagttccttaattttttttttttaatttctttttaattattgaactgtttttatctcagcccacaagtttcttttctcacttttacccttcttaTTGTCCCTGACATCCCactggggtggggagtggggaaggggggctctgtggtgcttagttgccagctggggttaaaccacgacaaacTTTTCCCTGCTCACTTCAATGAAATGGCATTGCTAAGTCTCTGGCATCTAGCCTAGAAGCTGATCCTGGATTTCCCACTCTACTGTGATGAGACACGATAACAGTTTTAAGTCCTGACTTTTATAGTTTGCCAAGACTAAGCATCTAATTTAAATAACCAGCCTCTTAAATGAAAGGAGGATTTTAAAGAGACAGTTAAACGTGCAATGGGCATGAGGGGGACAAAAAGTCTAGTGAGGCAGGTGACAAACTTGACCTTCTGAGGCTTGAAGGCTATTCTCTGTGCATAGCTGAGTCTGCTGCACAGCCTTAGGCAAGCCCCTGAAgttttctgcacttttttttttccccagctttgaTCTGGTCTAACTGGAAAGGTGGCAGTGGCTCCATACAGgcatttcttgtattttacTCCCCACTGATTTCATCAGGCCCTACAGACatcacaggctgcaggcagcttcaTGCTGTGGCCTTCCCCCAGTCCTGCAGGGTCTCCCGGTTGCCCAGATCTCGGGACCTCACGAGCATCTGGGTGCTCCCTGCCCATCTGTACCTCCAATTTCCTTCTGAGGAGAACCAAGCCTTGAGGAAAAGGTCAAAAAAGGTACAACAGCTCTTTTTCATCCTGACGTAGAGTCAGGATGTAGCTAAGGTGTTAGGAAGTGCTCCGCTTGGATGCACCTTTCACTGTATCACTGCCCAATCTTTTAGCCCTACATCATCTCCTGCTATGTGTTTATATGCTATGTGGCACAAGAGATCACAGTCTAGATAATACTAGaactaataaaaattaacacTTAAAGCAGAAATTCACATATCTGCAGCAGTCCCACTGGATTTAAGCAGCAAAAGTTGTGAATTTCTATCTCTGTATACGTTAAATAGTTCCACttaatgcaatttttaatttttttttttaaagtcttgcAGCCATAATTGTATTAGGAGGTACAATGGTTGTGTAATATAACCATTTTACATATGTCCCAGAGTTCCCACAAAGAGCAGTAATTCCTGTTACTCTTTAACTAGCAAGAGTCTTTGAAATGTCTTGTTCTGACAAAGGTCAGGAGCACATCTGAGTTCTCCTCTAATGAATGCTGGGCTAATGGAGATCAAAAGGATTGGTTAGCAGGCCAGCCTCGGCAAGAGAGAAGTAAGTTTAATTACTGGGTAATTAATCAAATCATCTCTACATAGAAACTAGAAGAGTGTGTGCATTTTTCTAGTCACAGGTATCTGCTGACTGCTTCAGGGAATGCAGTTCATACTCTCACCGCTTCTGCACCCAGTACAGAACCATCCATCCAGAACATGTAGTTGCCAGTTTATTTTGTGGATGATGAACCATGTACTGGACCTAGTCAAATGCACCGAACGGGTAATTAATTACctatttttggtttatttcttaaCATTATTCCACCATGTTATGATTGAAGTTACAGGTTTCACCATGCCACTTGGTACAAAACTTAGAACcgaattttttaaaaattgctgatAAGAAGCTTAAGCAATCCCTGGGCAACTTGTCAGCTCACAGTAAGGATTTATAGGGATCTACACAGCTGTAGCTACACTTCAGGGGCAAGGTGGGGAAGAAGCCAGGCAGTACCTACAAAGTCACATTCATATCCAGTCCACCTGTTCCAAGGCACTCACTTTGCAGCACTAATTATATACACACTATTCAAATCAACTGGAGTCAGCTGCACCAGCAGAAGTCTTAGCAATGCTCTATTGTCTAAAAGACTTTTGATCGTagtaacagatattttttttttccccagtttatgcagatgggggcaggggggaggagaTGATACCATAAACAACATGTTCTGGTACCCTAAACTACCTATTATGCCCATGTATGTAATCTCTCTAAAAAGCCCGTCCAAATAAACATTAACACTTGACTTCCTTCTTCTTACTGAACAGCCACGGAACAAATCCTTGTATCCTTGTTCCTGATAGTCATatgtaagaaaagcaaagaaacagaaaacttcacCAAAACCTTATAATCTAGGCAAAATCGTATCTGAGTAAGAGGAGGGAACTACAGAGCAGGACTCTGGACACCTTCAGTTTCCTACAAGATACATTACAAACCCAGAAACAACACCACCTTCTTGGATGCCCTCCAGTCTCCAGCCACCCTAGCACCAGTCTAGGTCCGAGGATGTTTTAGGACAGATTTAAATATGCCTGTTGCTAACACCACTAGGAAACTACTGAGCGCAAATAAAGATGCCGGGTGCCTTACTGTCCAAGGCAGAGGACTCTCTCCAGCCCCTAGCACAGAAGACTAAGTCCTCCTGTAGTCTCTGAACAACtttgtaattttcaaaattcctCCACTGGCTGCACTTGGGCGGAAGGTCAGTGCAGAGCCACCACAAAATCTGAGAAGTGACACTTGAGGCCACAGAGCAAAATGGGTTGAAACACTTTCCAGGAGTCAGTAGTGCAGACtattaataaagtattttgcattttctcttaAGTCTTAACtacaaaataaggaatttttttcactaaaaagcCTTCACAAGACATTCGTAAGCCAAGCCACATTTGTCAAGACACTTGCAGAGTCAGTGTTTGACAATATATTATGCAGTCACAAAGTACGTTAAGTAAAGCAATAGATACATATAATCAGTGGGTACAGCTTATCTATGCGTACGTTAATCAACGGTTgggggaaaaatacatttagaacTCAGTTAAAGGAAAAGCTGACTAAGATGACACCTCTAGGTATATTCTCTTCACTTTTACCAGGCTGCTCTAAGTAAGTGATTGTGCTAGGGTTTTGCTTTGTAGAATCCATCAGTAATGTTAAAGGCAAtttgtttttactgtaaaagcaaacacatttttctgtaactttcaCAGGGC includes the following:
- the NHLRC1 gene encoding E3 ubiquitin-protein ligase NHLRC1, with amino-acid sequence MAAAVQSVSCDTGLAPGWAAGRGRREAGQQEASWGSASGSVPRCGLTSPWTGAAAAEAWRDPGRPQRGGRGGLQLPQHRSSPAGGARPPPPPPAFPRRPPASRSPAAAGMAAEDEAELSLLECRVCFERYGPGGQRRPRNLPCGHVLCRGCVEALSGPERRRLECPFCRRACGPAETSDCLPLLQLLELLGPAARGPSALGCGPSAPGGGGRAGPAPAGLGLRLALGGWGSLVNPTGVAACRRSGRLAVAHDGKKRIHVFGPSGSCLQRFGERGDAGNDIKYPLDVTITSDGHVVVTDGGDCSVKAFDFEGRGVLAVREGFCLPWGLDATPESDIILTDSEAGALYRLTADFKTGKLKKCHMIRSQLISPRGVAVSQTSGAIVVIEHLKAQGPNSSSTRVKIFSAEMDLISQMDSFGLNLVFPSKIYTTAVAFDKEGRVIVTDICSQAVICLGKPEEFPTFNPLISHGLSYPVGLAYMANNSLVVLDSGDHSIKIYSSI